In Marasmius oreades isolate 03SP1 chromosome 1, whole genome shotgun sequence, one DNA window encodes the following:
- a CDS encoding uncharacterized protein (BUSCO:EOG092611G7), with product MVLLTVVYRSSLSFPFVYRSAVSLWNTRKMSSVSTQQPQWSTPVPIQPEPVLKVYNSLTRTKTEFVPLNGRLVKWYNCGPTVYDASHMGHARNYVTQDIIRRIMSDYFGYDVHFVMNITDIDDKIIKRARQTHLLETFRKDTTALTENLFSQVQAAWHNFIRSEIANGLAEEERPSDGTQGEDWSKIVELYQNKAWRQACVRRDERFDMNFSSANRAFIALKGAQSQLESGQTDEGVAHRLIDESNDILAVFLDEQYKATVTDPSLSRNLASYWERRFFDDMERLGVREPDTLTRVTEYVPEIVAFIEQIMKNGYGYEAEGSVYFDTRTFDNAAIHDYAKLEPWSKGNRELKATEGSSSKSTRRSTSDFALWKASKPGEPSWPSPWGPGRPGWHIECSVMASAIFGDNMDIHSGGIDLAFPHHDNEMAQSEAYHECPAWVNYFLHTGHLHIEGLKMSKSLKNFITIDEILQRYTARQLRLAFLTQLWNAKVDFSESLMAGEVKNLETTLNNFFTTVKALVSQARANGSVSDGYHHYELPESQLAARFHETQSAFRSALCDSFNTPDALDAIRDIVSRTNTYINFRGKNMNIGVVENIARWTGAMLRMFGLGEGESYEIGWGQERKAGETVNQEEVLMPYLRVLSSFRDGVRKIAMAKGDSALKDILSLCDKLRDNELVPLGVALDDQEDGQALVKLEDPAELIRVRDEKKAQAQAKAAKKAAAAEVEHQKRLQRLEKGRVPPEQLFKPPNVTEGTYGSWDEVGIPLTDGEGKELSKNQAKKVQKCYADQRRLHEEFLAHRNELE from the exons ATGGTTCTTCTGACTGTAGTCTACAGATCATcactttcttttcctttcgtcTATCGTTCAGCTGTATCACTCTGGAATACTAGAAAAATGTCCTCGGTATCAACTCAGCAACCTCAATGGTCAACGCCCGTGCCTATACAACCAGAGCCTGTCCTCAAAGTTTACAACTCATTAACCCGAACGAAG ACTGAATTTGTTCCCCTCAATGGTCGGCTCGTAAAATGGTATAACTGTGGACCAACAGTCTACGACGCTTCTCATATGGGCCACGCCCG CAACTATGTTACACAAGATATCATACGGCGGATAATGTCTGATTATTTTGGATACGATGTTCATTTTGTTATGAATATCACGGACATCGATGATAAG ATAATAAAACGCGCTCGGCAGACCCACCTTCTAGAGACATTCCGGAAAGACACCACCGCATTGACAGAGAACCTATTCTCGCAGGTCCAGGCTGCGTGGCATAACTTTATTAGAAGCGAGATTGCAAATGGACTGGCAgaagaagagcgaccgtCGGATGGAACCCAAGGCGAGGATTGGTCAAAGATTGTTGAACTATATCAAAATAAGGCATGGAGGCAAGCTTGTGTACGACGAGATGAAAGGTTTGACATGAACTTTTCTTCAGCG AACCGTGCATTTATAGCTCTGAAGGGTGCTCAATCTCAACTCGAGAGTGGTCAGACAGATGAAGGCGTCGCTCACAGGCTGATTGACGAATCAAACGATATCTTGGCTGTATTCCTCGATGAGCAG TACAAAGCCACCGTCACGgatccttctctttcccgGAATCTGGCGTCATATTGGGAAAGACGATTCTTTGATGATATGGAACGCTTGGGAGTCCGAGAGCCAGATACTCTTACACGTGTTACTGAATACGTCCCCGAAATTGTTGCCTTCATCGAGCAAATTATGAAAAATGGCTACGGATACGAAGCCGAAGGAAGTGTTTATTTTGACACCAGGACCTTCGACAATGCCGCTATTCATGACTATGCCAAGCTTGAGCCATGGAGCAAGGGCAACAGAGAACTAAAGGCCACAGAAG GATCTTCGTCGAAGTCAACGCGCCGATCGACATCGGACTTTGCTCTTTGGAAGGCATCGAAACCGGGCGAACCTTCTTGGCCTTCGCCGTGGGGTCCTGGGCGTCCGGGTTGGCATATCGAATGCTCAGTGATGGCGAGTGCCATCTTTGGCGACAATATGGACATCCATTCCGGCGGAATAGACCTTGCTTTCCCTCACCATGATAATGAAATGGCTCAATCGGAA GCCTATCATGAATGCCCCGCCTGGGTCAACTACTTCTTGCACACTGGACATCTTCATATCGAAGGGCTCAAGATGAGTAAATCCCTCAAAAACTTTATCACGATTGAC GAAATATTGCAACGATACACCGCTCGTCAGCTGCGCCTGGCTTTCCTCACACAGCTTTGGAATGCTAAAGTAGACTTCTCTGAATCCCTCATGGCTGGCGAAGTCAAGAACCTCGAAACCACGCTCAAT AACTTTTTCACTACAGTGAAGGCTTTGGTTAGCCAAGCGCGTGCCAACGGATCGGTATCTGATGGGTACCACCACTACGAACTGCCTGAAAGCCAGCTCGCCGCGCG ATTCCATGAGACCCAGTCTGCTTTCAGATCTGCTTTGTGCGACTCCTTCAACACTCCCGATGCCCTCGATGCCATACGAGATATCGTTTCGAGGACAAACACCTATATCAACTTCCGAGGAAAAAATATGAATATTGGCGTGGTAGAAAACATTGCTCGGTGGACTGGCGCGATGTTGCGCATGTTTGGCTTGGGCGAGGGGGAGAGCTACGAAATAGGTTGGGGTCAAGAAAGGAAGGCAGGCGAAACCGTTAAC CAAGAAGAGGTCCTGATGCCTTACCTTCGAGTGTTGTCCTCGTTCCGAGACGGTGTACGCAAGATTGCGATGGCTAAGGGCGATTCAGCCTTGAAGGATATTCTTTCACTTTGCGACAAATTGAGAGACAACGAACTGGTGCCTCTGGGAGTTGCGTTGGATGACCAGGAAG ATGGTCAAGCCCTTGTAAAGTTGGAGGATCCCGCAGAGTTAATACGGGTGCGCGACGAGAAGAAGGCTCAAGCACAAGCAAAGGCTGCCAAGAAAGCTGCCGCTGCAGAGGTTGAACACCAGAAGCGTTTACAGAGGCTAGAGAAAGGTCGTGTTCCTCCAGAACAGCTATTCAAACCGCCAAACGTCACGGAAGGCACATACGGTTCTTGGGATGAAGTCGGAATACCTCTTACAGACGGTGAGGGCAAGGAATTGAGCAAGAATCAGGCTAAAAAGGTGCAGAAATGTTATGCGGACCAAAGGAGATTACACGAGGAGTTTTTGGCGCATAGAAATGAGTTGGAGTAA